CGACTCAAAGATAGCGGCATTAAATAAATTTATAGACTCCTTTCCTGAAAAGGACCCATATTCAGATGAAGACGAGGCAATGAGAAAAAAGGCAAATGAGCAAATCGCAATGGCAAAAAGGCCAAAAGGCAGCGCACCATACACCGACCCCTTAACCGGCATGGAATTCATCTTTGTCAAAGGTGGGTGTTATCAGATGGGGGATACCTTTGGAGATGGGAACAATGATGAAAAGCCTGTCCATGAGGTATGTGTTGATGACCTTTACATGGGGAAATATGAGGTTACACAAAAAGAGTGGACAGGAATAATGGGAAGCAATCCTTCATCTTTTAAAGACTGCGGAGACAACTGCCCTGTTGAGAAAGTATCATGGAATGATGCACAGGAATACATAAACAAACTTAACAGCAAAACCGGAAAGAACTATCGCCTTCCCACAGAGGCAGAATGGGAATATGCGGCAAGAAGCGGCGGGAAGAACGAAAAATATGCAGGCGGCAAT
This is a stretch of genomic DNA from Nitrospirota bacterium. It encodes these proteins:
- a CDS encoding SUMF1/EgtB/PvdO family nonheme iron enzyme, with translation DSKIAALNKFIDSFPEKDPYSDEDEAMRKKANEQIAMAKRPKGSAPYTDPLTGMEFIFVKGGCYQMGDTFGDGNNDEKPVHEVCVDDLYMGKYEVTQKEWTGIMGSNPSSFKDCGDNCPVEKVSWNDAQEYINKLNSKTGKNYRLPTEAEWEYAARSGGKNEKYAGGNALDSVAWYDSNSGIKTHAVGQKQPNGLGLYDMTGNVLEWVNDWYGENYYKNSPKDNPKGADSGQYRVLRGGSWFYKPQNLRASYRGGIRACGSGLRQRFSSGILRPLVIF